A portion of the Pectobacterium brasiliense genome contains these proteins:
- a CDS encoding non-ribosomal peptide synthetase, with translation MTQLPTAKLTSLSLDELKKLAREKKKTGNASSGKAIVPHATPGRVHFPMTSAQKRIWMLSQYLDDSQVYNNPYVLACRIEHDMEPQRVQQTLDYLMQQHDILRTTFRLVDNDVCQCVADDISFTFSFEDISAFSEEDIEKYVSETAKAKGNIVFDLENGPLVYLHMVKTHQYDYVLFLTFHHIISDGWTVNVFFKMLMENYFRLLQGGTLPSEKTLQFTDYALAEDRWYTEGQYQTGLAYWAKKLDGITGQLDLATDYPRPAKMSTTGGIASQFFDAAFCQRLQICATQHQATQFHVILTAYQLLLHKYSGQQEIIIGAPFANRNLPATQNMMGLFMNTLPLRFDIDPNVSVASLIEGARDECEETLRYQDVPFNYILDEITYVRNPQINPIFQAILTYQVFPHFHSSHGGFKYKPLKVDYGTAKLDLNLWVEEDKDSDGLLFTMNYSSALFSSSTIQRMLNDLRTVLETLITQPQLTVRDISLLSDEERRATIAQCRPTANTFPPAVHQQFEQQAQQHPDAIAVHCEGRTFSYAQLNERANQLAHQLQKDGIAHGECVALFMPKSEYYVIAILAVLKAGGCYVPIDIDLPEQQVEFILQNSAARCVIIDEQAPGDGLPCLYVRQNRSMMPVSNPSQPQATDGPAYIIYTSGSTGKPKGVRVKHSQLSHYCQAIRPVLNLPHNARYGMFSSFTTDLAHTVLFPALIHQGQLDVISTELLRSPQELFAYLAQYPVDCIKITPSHLATLLTSPQAEALLPRQLLVIGGERVPLSLIKRVREFQTSCRLLNHYGPTECTVGVTTYPVPNDLSLLSGDYLPIGKPLSDSHVLLLDPYHQLVPAGLPGEIYLGGSHVAEGYIGLPDQNNARFIPHPYLEGERLYRSGDKGRFLPDGNLEFMGRLDRQVKVRGYRVELTEIEQALQQVANATHVAIKQNTLPHGETVLTAYLCGIDEPSQATVKTALQKRLPDYMQPERWVWLDAMPLTASGKINYAALPLPSAEKRVAFHAPENQREHDLHEIYRDILQSETIDTQESFFTLGGNSLSALKLILSVNQHFGTSLSLGQLFENSSIAQLARVIEDKGSQTQAARVTINRGQPEDNPTLLLIHPAGGNVLCYSGLARELGERYPIYGIQVPDFSVNQPYNADIKALAAFYLSEAGDIVHHSRLVLGGWSLGATIAFEMAQQIAKKGITPTVLVLDQPAPEINIDGSADMNEAERLAYFAHKVALFTGASFDLSEQSLADMSNAQRTSRFLAEFKRVGLVPESIGPGEFQDFINILQTHIYATDAYRGERYSGDVLVVEAEDILPGRIRLPESGLGWRRLTSGCLTVLPTSGDHISMMNAPHISRIAEQLKKVWQ, from the coding sequence ATGACGCAGCTTCCCACCGCAAAACTGACCTCGCTTAGCCTGGATGAACTCAAAAAGCTGGCAAGAGAAAAGAAGAAAACGGGCAACGCATCTTCAGGCAAAGCCATTGTTCCGCACGCGACACCCGGCAGAGTACATTTCCCCATGACCAGCGCGCAGAAGCGCATCTGGATGCTCTCCCAATACCTTGACGATAGTCAGGTCTACAATAATCCCTATGTGCTTGCCTGCAGGATCGAGCACGACATGGAGCCGCAGCGAGTACAGCAAACGCTCGACTATCTGATGCAACAACATGACATTCTGCGTACGACATTCCGGCTGGTCGACAACGATGTGTGCCAGTGTGTTGCTGACGACATATCTTTCACGTTCAGCTTTGAAGATATCTCCGCATTCAGCGAAGAGGACATTGAAAAATATGTCTCGGAGACGGCCAAGGCGAAAGGGAATATTGTTTTTGATCTGGAGAATGGCCCCTTGGTTTATCTCCATATGGTCAAAACCCATCAGTATGACTATGTGCTGTTCCTGACCTTTCATCACATTATTTCCGACGGGTGGACGGTCAATGTGTTCTTCAAGATGCTCATGGAAAACTACTTTCGTCTGCTGCAGGGCGGGACATTACCCAGCGAAAAAACGCTCCAGTTCACCGATTATGCACTGGCGGAAGATCGCTGGTATACCGAGGGCCAATACCAGACCGGGCTGGCCTACTGGGCGAAGAAGCTGGATGGCATCACAGGGCAGTTAGATCTGGCGACGGACTACCCGCGTCCAGCCAAAATGAGCACCACCGGGGGAATCGCCAGCCAGTTCTTTGATGCGGCTTTCTGCCAGCGCTTACAAATCTGTGCGACACAGCATCAGGCGACACAATTCCACGTTATCCTCACGGCATACCAACTCCTGCTGCATAAATACAGCGGGCAGCAGGAAATCATCATCGGCGCACCGTTTGCCAACCGAAATTTACCTGCCACGCAAAACATGATGGGGCTATTCATGAATACCCTGCCATTACGTTTTGATATCGATCCTAATGTCAGTGTCGCCTCCCTGATTGAGGGCGCGCGCGACGAGTGTGAAGAAACCTTGAGATACCAGGATGTGCCGTTCAATTATATTCTGGACGAGATTACCTATGTGCGTAATCCCCAGATCAATCCCATCTTTCAGGCAATCTTGACGTATCAGGTCTTCCCCCATTTTCACAGCAGCCATGGCGGGTTCAAATACAAGCCGTTAAAAGTGGATTACGGCACCGCAAAACTGGATCTGAATTTATGGGTAGAAGAAGACAAGGATAGCGACGGCCTGCTGTTCACCATGAACTACAGCAGCGCATTATTTTCCAGCAGCACCATCCAGCGCATGCTGAACGATCTGCGGACGGTTCTTGAAACCTTAATCACCCAGCCGCAGTTAACCGTTCGGGATATCTCACTGTTAAGCGACGAAGAACGCCGCGCGACAATCGCACAATGCCGCCCGACCGCTAACACATTCCCGCCAGCGGTTCATCAGCAGTTTGAACAACAGGCACAGCAACATCCCGATGCCATCGCGGTTCACTGTGAAGGCCGCACGTTCAGCTATGCTCAGCTCAATGAACGGGCAAACCAGCTGGCTCATCAGCTCCAGAAAGACGGCATTGCTCATGGCGAGTGTGTCGCGCTGTTCATGCCGAAAAGCGAGTATTACGTCATCGCGATTCTGGCCGTGTTAAAGGCAGGCGGATGCTATGTTCCCATCGATATCGATCTCCCTGAACAACAGGTTGAGTTCATCCTGCAAAATTCCGCCGCCCGCTGTGTCATCATCGACGAACAGGCACCCGGTGACGGGCTCCCCTGCCTCTACGTCAGACAAAATCGCAGCATGATGCCAGTAAGCAACCCATCGCAGCCACAGGCTACGGATGGTCCGGCTTACATCATTTATACCTCGGGCAGTACCGGCAAACCGAAAGGCGTTCGTGTCAAACACTCGCAGCTTAGCCACTACTGTCAGGCCATTCGACCCGTGCTCAACCTGCCGCACAATGCCCGCTACGGCATGTTTTCATCCTTCACCACCGATTTAGCACACACGGTACTGTTCCCCGCGCTGATTCATCAGGGTCAGTTAGACGTGATCAGCACGGAATTACTCCGCTCCCCACAGGAGCTGTTCGCTTATCTGGCGCAATACCCGGTCGATTGCATAAAGATTACGCCGTCGCATTTAGCGACGTTATTGACGTCACCGCAGGCTGAAGCGTTGTTGCCTCGCCAGTTATTGGTTATCGGCGGAGAACGTGTTCCTCTGTCACTCATCAAGCGTGTACGCGAGTTCCAAACGTCTTGCCGCCTCCTCAATCATTATGGGCCAACCGAATGCACCGTCGGCGTCACCACCTATCCGGTGCCAAACGATCTCAGTCTCCTTTCAGGCGACTATTTGCCTATTGGTAAACCTCTGTCTGATAGCCATGTTCTGCTGCTCGATCCTTATCACCAGCTCGTTCCGGCTGGATTACCAGGAGAAATTTATCTGGGCGGTTCGCATGTCGCAGAAGGGTACATCGGCCTGCCAGATCAAAATAACGCGCGCTTCATTCCTCACCCTTACCTTGAGGGCGAACGGCTTTATCGCAGCGGTGACAAAGGCCGTTTCCTGCCTGATGGCAATCTTGAATTTATGGGGCGTTTGGATCGTCAGGTTAAAGTGCGCGGCTACCGTGTTGAGCTGACGGAGATCGAACAGGCATTGCAACAGGTTGCTAATGCGACCCACGTTGCTATTAAACAAAACACGCTGCCCCATGGCGAAACTGTCTTAACCGCGTACCTGTGCGGCATTGATGAACCCAGTCAGGCCACAGTAAAAACGGCACTGCAAAAAAGGCTGCCAGACTATATGCAGCCAGAACGCTGGGTATGGCTAGACGCGATGCCATTAACAGCCAGCGGTAAGATAAATTATGCCGCGCTACCCCTGCCTTCAGCAGAAAAGCGCGTAGCATTCCATGCCCCGGAAAATCAGCGTGAACACGACCTGCATGAAATTTATCGCGACATTTTACAAAGCGAGACGATTGATACGCAGGAGAGCTTCTTTACCCTTGGTGGGAATTCTCTCAGCGCATTAAAGCTTATCCTGAGCGTTAATCAGCACTTTGGGACATCCCTGTCTCTGGGGCAGCTGTTCGAAAACAGCAGCATTGCCCAGTTGGCCCGCGTGATTGAAGACAAGGGATCGCAGACTCAAGCCGCAAGGGTGACGATCAATCGTGGGCAGCCTGAAGATAACCCCACTTTGCTTCTGATCCATCCCGCTGGCGGTAACGTGCTTTGTTATTCCGGGCTGGCGCGTGAATTGGGCGAGCGCTATCCGATCTATGGCATTCAGGTGCCCGATTTCAGTGTTAACCAGCCTTATAACGCCGATATCAAAGCGCTTGCCGCTTTCTATCTTTCAGAAGCTGGCGACATCGTTCATCACTCCCGTCTGGTACTCGGAGGATGGTCTCTCGGTGCAACTATCGCTTTTGAAATGGCGCAGCAGATCGCGAAAAAAGGCATAACACCGACGGTATTAGTGTTGGACCAGCCTGCTCCAGAGATCAACATCGATGGCTCAGCAGACATGAACGAGGCGGAGCGTCTGGCGTATTTTGCGCATAAAGTGGCTTTGTTTACCGGTGCATCTTTCGATCTTTCAGAGCAGTCGCTTGCAGACATGAGCAATGCGCAACGAACGTCGCGCTTTCTGGCCGAATTTAAACGTGTGGGACTGGTTCCTGAGTCGATTGGGCCTGGAGAATTTCAGGACTTTATCAATATCCTGCAAACCCATATCTATGCGACGGACGCTTACCGTGGCGAGCGCTACTCAGGTGATGTGCTGGTCGTCGAGGCGGAAGATATTTTACCCGGCCGTATCCGCCTGCCAGAGTCGGGGCTGGGGTGGCGTCGCCTCACTTCAGGTTGCCTGACGGTACTGCCGACGTCCGGCGATCATATCTCAATGATGAACGCACCGCACATTTCCCGCATAGCCGAACAGCTCAAAAAAGTATGGCAATAA